Genomic DNA from Hordeum vulgare subsp. vulgare chromosome 2H, MorexV3_pseudomolecules_assembly, whole genome shotgun sequence:
aactttcagatttgtaaagagtagcatcatacttttcaatcaaagaagcaatttcataggcacccttaaaagcaacaaattcttcagtctgCTAATTATCATAGTAATTATAAACACTCTGTGCATAAGAAGATACGATTCCATTATCCTTAAACTCACATTgctagggaaggtgttttttagggtcttcagaacaacaagtaaaatcataaattttgcataaattccaagcatagcattgCAAAGTATTAATACGATGCCATAAaaatttccctttttgagtcaggcgataatccctaaagtattcacgttgatccaacgtgtctcccattatataattaaatgggtttttctcaggattattaaagtagtgcataatatcttccacataataagcatcgagggttttaggaggttccccatctccatgagtagcaagtacacctaattttttggtatttcatgctccatatccataactaaagatagataaCAActtaaacaacaaataaaatctacttagtgataaagaaaacaagcacacatgagaatattcaccccacgctatttctcccccgcaacggcgccagaaaaagttcttgataacccacaagtatacggaatcaattgtagcctttattgataagtaagagtgtcgaacccaacgaggagctaaaggtagaacaaatattccctcaagttctatcgaccaccgatacaactctacgcacgcttaacgttcactttacctagaacaagtatgaaactagaagtactttgtaggcgtgataggataggtttgcaagaaaataaagaacatgtaaataaaaactaggggttgcttagataaagaaacaactaagttagtcttagtagagatctttttgtcacaagaaggttatttgtccctaggcaatcgataactagaccaataatcattattgcaattttatatgagggagaggcataagctaacatactttatctacttggatcatatgcacttatgattggaactctagaaagcatctgcaactactaaagatcattaaggtaaaacccaaccatagataaggtatcaatttctctttactcccatatgcaataaCCCACCtattcgggtttatgcttctgtcactcaagcaaaccaccataggcaaatcatgaacacattacaACACCCTACAGAGGGGATCCCTCAAGCTTGCGcaacacggagagcaccataggacagcaccattaacaaaacatgcaactcaaaccaatcatgatcatcaatcaacccataggacaaaacggatctactcaaacatcataggataccaatacatcattgggaaataatatatagcattgagcaccatgtttaagtagagattacaacagtgagaagaggtgttgaaccgctgcatagagggggggagttggtgatgacggcggtgaagttgttggtgtagattgccgtcacgatgatggccctgGCGGTGTTCTGGTGCcacggggagagagcccccttcttcttcttccttagcctccccctagatgggaggagagtttcccctctggtacttggcctccatggcggtggaggggcgagagcccctccgagattggatctctctctttgtttcctTCTATTTCTGCGTTCTTCTGCCTTTCCCAgattctggcccttcaccgtttcttatattcccggagatccgtaactccgattgggctgaaatttaacacgatttttatccAAAAATTATCTTtcctgcggcgaaagaagggcaccaactgcCTTACGgggcggccacaagcctgcccggtGCGACctacccccaggtcgcgcccctatggcttgtggccccctaggGCACCGCCttttgttgattccacttcccaaaattcatgaatattccaaaaaaatatccgtaagtttttatcccgtttggacttcgtttgatatggattttttacgaaacaaaaaacatgcaacaaacaagaactgacactagacactggatcaatatgttagtcccataaATAGTATAaaaattgccaaaagtatatgaaagttgtacaatattggcatgaaacgatcaaaaattatagatacgacggagacgtatcacacaacgACGAGCTGGTGGTTGACAGCCGGCTGCAGGAGCTTAAGGCCTCCGTGGGGTTGGTGGCCTCGACCTGGTGGCAGCCTTCGTCTCCTGTCGAGTGTTGCCGCTGCAGGCGAGGTCGCATCGGATGTGCGACATGAGCGGCCGCAAGGACCCGAGCCGGCTGTCGATAGTGGACCTGTCGTTGATCAAGGCGGCCGCCCGAGTGAACAAGAACACCAACTTCCAGCTGGATGAGGATGAGTGGAGTTGGTAAGTCTTCGTCCGAGTAAAGTTGtcccctttttcctttcttgtagtAGTTTGACGCGTGGCTATGACGATCCTCGGCTTTTTGTTCGGCAGAACACGCCGGATGGCCCGAATCCAGAGCGTTTTGCCCCGGATCGGGATGAATCCGACGTCGAGGACTTCGAGTTGGACGGGGATGGCCCCGAGGGCCCCGAAGGCTCGTACGTGCCGGAGGCGGACGAGGACGATGGTGATGAGGAGGACAAGCCGACAGGCACCACGGCCGGCTGGGTGGGGACGTCGTGTAACCCTCCCGACGGGTCCGTGAGAGATTGTAcatacgacaacgacgatgacctgCAGGTGTTGGAGGTGTCGCCCACTATGATGGGGCCGCCTCGGGGCCATCATCAAGGAAGGAGCACATAGCTGTCGGCTGGAGGCCGACTGGCTGTGAGCCAGCCGGCCTGTCACCAGACGACGGTGGAACGCCACTGAGACAAACGGTCGTCCGAGAGCTCGGCTGGTGCCCTAGCCGCCGAGAAGGTTCGGTCAGCAGCGCTGCCGGAGGGTGCCCCTCTGCCGATGCGAAGGAGGCTCGGGTGGGGAGCCCACGACATCCCCCTTGGCGTCGGGTAAGTTTTCTTTGAGGCACGTGCCcccttcttttttcctttgtcgcTGCATGACGTTTGAGCTCGTGCTAGTTCATTTCGTTTTGGCAGCGAGGCCATTCAGCTGTCGGCGCCAGAGGCGTCGACCCTTGGGGCCAAACAGGTTGCGCCGCTTGCCGTGGAGCATGCGGCGACGACGTGACTTGAACGGGAGCTTCGTGCGACCAAGGTTAAGGTCGCGTCGGCTGCGGCAGCCAGCACTGGCGGCCCCTCGACCGGGCGACGAGTGACGCCATGGCACCGACGACCCCCTAGGATCCTGCCGCGGGGGCCTCGCCGACGTGCGTGGAGGTGCACTAGGAGCCGCCCCCGGAGATGATGGTACCACCGGCTGGAGAGCCAGCGGCCCAAGAGGTGTCTCATTCGGTGTCCGACCCACGGCGTCAGACCGAGCCTGAGGCCGATGCCTCCGGTGGCAACAGACCAACCATGGTCACTTCGGTGGCGGCTGAACCCGATCGTTGTCCTAGGGGACGACAGAGTGGGGGCAGCTGAACCGCTCCCGCGTGCGACCGGGGCGAGCTCCTCGACCGGGGGCAGGCCATGGTGCTGCCGTCGGTGGCCGATGTGATGGCCCGATGCAAGCACGGGATCGCGAACTTCGCCTAGTTGACGGTGAGCAACCTTAAGCTGGTGGAGAGGGCGCTCGAGGTTTCACGGAGCTTTTCTTTTCGTCTGTTCTATGATGggtgcgcgccagcgcacccactgggtgtagtccccgagattagGGCCGACTGCGCGGCTTCGTGGTAGCCGGGCCAAATCTTATCCGCTTTtgatcttctttctttctttaggACGACCAGGCGAAGCGCGAGTCGCTCTTCTAGAAGGCGATAGCTTTGTGCCGCTACAGCAAGAACTGCTACTTCAAGACCCACATGGATCTCGAGACTCGGATGGCCAAGCTACACACAGCAAAGGGTATGTTTTTTGTAGTGGTGGGTGCGcgcgagcgcacccactaggtataGTCCCCGATATTTGGGCCGGCTACATGACTTCACGGCAGTCGGGCCAAATCTTATTTGCTTTGTTTCATTGTAGTCGAGCCAGCCTCTCACTTGATTTTGATGCAGCGGTGGCCGTTCCCACGACCGAGGTGGAGGAGCTACGTCAATCGCTTGCCGATGTTCGGGGCAAGCGTGATGAGATTGTCGGGGAGCGCCCCTGGCTGGAGAAGGATCTGGGTACCGAGCGGGCGGCCATGGCGTTGTTGAGGGCGGAGGTGGAGTGGCTCGCCAGATCGCTCCGGGATGAGAAGGCGGCGAAGGAGGTGGCGCAGCATGCGTCAGTTGCTAGTGACGAGGCGGCGACGACCCTCTGGGCCAAGGTGGCTCGTCTTGGGGAAGAGACACACCGAGCGACGACGCTCAAGGAGAGAGCGGAGCGGGAGGCGACCATCATGCTTAGCCTTTTCTATGAGTTGGACATCACCTTTGCCGGTAAGCGTCGTTACCTTTGTTTGTTGTGCTTCGCCGACTCCTCCTTTTCTTATCATCTTTCTGTGGGCCAACTTGCTTCCCAGAAACGCACGcgcttcccgagattcgatcgtcggtatctccatacctagttcaatctcgttaccgacaagtctatttactcgttccgtaatacaagatcccgtgactaactccttaatcacattgcttgcaagctcattgtgatgttgtattatcgagtgggccctagagatacctctccgtcatagggagtgacaaatcccaatctcgattcacgccaacccaacagacacctttaaagattcctgtagagcacctttatagtcagtcagttacgttgtgatgattgatacacacaaggtattcctccggtgcccgagagttgcattatctcatggtcatagaaacagatatttGACATGCagcaaacagtagcaataaactcacacaatcatatgctatgtttatagtttgggtcttgtccatcacatcattcttttaatgatgtgatcccattatcaaatgaaaactcatgtctatggtaaaatctttgacaatctttgatcaacgagctagtccttataggctcactagggatagtgtgttgtctatgtatccacacatgtatttaagtttccaatcaatacaattatagtatgaataataaacgattttcgtgaagaaggaaatataacagtaactaatttattattgtctctagggcatatttccaacaataactgCTGGTATGCAAAAAGGACCAAACGAGACTCAGCGACGGTACTTACCTGCACACCATCGAATTGGCGGCGCCGAGTTCAATTACTGCTCCATGGGCGGCGCAGAAGAACAATGCATCGTTGCTACGGGTGGAGCTTCTTTGTGGCCGCGGTGGTGGAGCCTTTGCTGCCGGCTATGTGGAGGACGGAGGAGTCATGGCCGACCGTGTGGGGGACTGGCTGGGGGCAGGCGCCGAGCACAACGGGAGATGCAGGCGGGCGCCGATGGCGAGTGGCGCGAGGAAGGCGAACGGGCGGGGGCCGGTGGTGTGCGTCGTGTGTCATATGAGAGGCGAAAGAGCGGGGGCATGACGGGGGCCGAGCAGTTGCGGTGAGAAGGGATGGCGGGGCTGAGCGTCGGAGGCCCCCGCGCCCAAGGCCCGCGCATTGTCAGTCCTAGTCCGAGGCGTCGGGGGCGTGTGCAGCGTCCTTGTGAGCAGAGGCGGTTGGAGTCCTGTGCCTCGCCCTTGCCATGTCCTTGTTCGGCTCCCTTGTCCTGCTTCTCGGGGCGGGCCGAGCGACCGACGACAAGTGCGGGCGGGGCCAGAGCAGGTAGCGGCGTTGAGCGCCGGGTGCGGGCCTGAGTGCATGGCGACCGGTGCGGGCGGGTGGCGGGGCCGAGCGACCGACATCCGGTGCAGACGTGGCAGAGCGTGTGGTGGCGGCGCTGAGCGGTTAGCGTTTAGGACACGTAAGGCGTAGCGTTTAGGATGTGCGAGGCAGGGCTGAGCGTTTCGTTAGCGAGGTACTTCCGTTGACGAAGATTTTTAGGTCATCGATGGTATGATTAGACGGCTAAGATGATGAGTTGGATCTTCTCTCTCGTGCTTTTTAGTGATAGTAGATATACGTGACATGTGTTTGAAAAAGTTCATATAATTTTAGAATGTCTAACAATGTAAAAAAATCATGtagttttataaaaaatattgtcgtTAAGAAATATAAAGcgtgtatttgaaaaatattagcgTATATTCAATTTTTTGGAAAAGCAAGTATCCAAAAAATGTAAATACAGTGTATCAAAAATATATTTGTGCTAAAAATTTACTATGGGTATTGAGAATAATTAGACATGTGTAAAAAAGAAGACCGGTTAGTGgtaaagaaacaaaacaaaagtaaaaaaaaaatcaagaaagaaacaaaagaaaccCAAAAGTATAACAAAGAAAGAAAATCAGATAAAATCGGCAAAAAAGTAAAGTATAACGAAGGAAAAACCAGAGAAAACATCATGAAAACCAGACCAGCGCGAGCGATTGCACTAATGGGCTGGTCCAATTCAGCGAATACCGGCTAAATCCTCTCAAAATTCAAAATAGACTGGAATAAGAGAGTTTGGTGTGCTAATTTCAGGGATTGGGAATTGAGGATTTGATTTAGGTTTCGCCCATAAATTGAAGGTTTGTTTTGGACTTTTTCTTTTTATATTTGCATCGGTGGGAGTGGTGGATGGGTTTGAACGATGTGAGGGGTACCAGACGACATACATATTGAgctttaataataataataatatgtgaTTTGATAAGTCAAAAAATGTTATTTTTTATATTAGAAAAGTTGTGATTGGAATTCGATAGTATCAATAGTATATGTCGTAGTGCACGGGATTAGCGATTTGTTATTGAGGAATATCCAATTTTGTTTTGAAAGGTTATCGAGAAAAATCTTCTGTGTGTCTTTTAGGAAGGTGATCTCACGATATAGTGCGATTTCTGAATTTTTCATTACCTATTACTAACGTGATTGAATTGAATCAATACCTGTGAAACCAAGCATGAAAACAAAATGAAAGGAGAGTCGGAGGAATTGATTCGGTTTCTAATGAGAGGATGGAAAAACTAGAGCGGAAGGGTGGTGGTGAGAGGTGAGGTAGAATTAAACCAGTGAGGCGAAGTTAAACCGTGGATACCGACCTACCAACTTCTCATCTAGAAGTAGAGATAGTTTTTTTAAGGGTAGGCGTATTTTTTTTGAGCAGAGGGTAGGAGTAGAGATTTCTTTTTGACGGTAAGGAGTAGAGATTTTTTTGAGAATTGCAACACTTTATTGATCAATATGAATTTTTAAGGGAATACAAGAAGAGTCATGAGGAGAAATAAGCCACATATGACGACCCTCATCAAGTACACATGCGTGTTTGGCAAGTAAATGAGCTTCTAAATTTGATACTTTACCTTTAAAAGTAACTAAGCAACTAACGAAATTACTAGCTCTCATAGTGAACTCCTAAGCGCCTCCTCTTCTCTCCAAGATGTCCTTTACCATTGTCTTACAATCACATGCAATAACGATCTTTGGAATTGAAAGATCTTCAACTAGTGACACAACCTCATGGCAAGATATAATATCTAATGTCGTCGGGTCTATGGTGCCAGGCAGTACCAAAGATGATGAACCCATGTAGCCTCCATCTCTACTTTGGCAAATAGCGGTCGACGCGCCCGTTTTGCCATCTCCGAAGAGAACTCCATCAACGCAAAAAGAACCTTCTTTCGTCTGCCTTCATGGGATTGGCACAACAACACGAGGGGTTCTCCTAGATGACCCTGGTGAGGAGAGCGCCTTGATGGAATCAAGATCATCGATGAACCGTTCGATAAACAAGTGAGTAACCAGACTCTTGAAAAATGTGCATTCCACAACATGAGAGTCCAAACACACTTGGGTGATGTGCATTCCACAAGTGAATGTTTTCATGAGTCCATTGAACAACAAAGTTGGCTTCTCATGTGGCGGTGAGGACTAACATCAAGCAAGGCACCATAGAAAGACTTTGATTTTTGCCGGGACTGGAGTGTTCCATTGTTAGGGctaacttttttttttttgagtggtCGGTGAGGACCAGCTCTTCTCCTCATATTGCCTGTTCTTCCACAAGAAATGGGCCCTAGAATGCTGCTGTGGCATAACTATATTTCGATGGCTACAGGGCCCAATGGCCGAGCCCAGTCAGAGAGCAATGGACACCCCTACACTGCTCTGGGCTCCATCATATTCTCGGTGCGGCCTGATCGCACATTTGCAGGCCGTCTGCTCCGAAGTTCTTCTGCCCCGCACCTCTCCTTTCGCCCTCACCTCTCTCCGGCGCACGGCTCCGACGCGATGGCCGCCCCACTCCGGCGGGTCTTCCCCTCCCTCGGCCGGGCTCTTCTCTCGCCTACGCCGGCGCGGATGCTCTCCGCGGAGGCCTCCGATGCCCTCGTGGAGATCAAGCGCGGGGAGATCGGCATGGTCTCCGGGATCCCCGAGGAGCACCTCCGCCGCAAGGTAACGTTCCCTCGCCCTTCCCTGCTTCACTGTCGTCGCGATAGATTTATATCAGGTGGATCTGTGTGGGCATCTCTCGAGATGTTCGGGCTTCAAGCCTTTTATGCTGTTAGGCGTCGAATGTGTCCATGCGTCGGTTGTGGTTGGAGTTTGGATTTGACCGAAATGTGAATTAGCCGCAGTAGGTCCCTTTCAATTGGTCACTGCTCTGGTAAGGAGGAATGTGCGGGAGTTTGGATTCCCCTGCATGGATTATACCGAATTTCCAATCCAATGATGATATGGGGCAAAGTGTGTTTAGACCATCTCGGGGGATTCGGATGAGGGACGTGTATCTGGGAAAATGAAAAATGGGTAGAGAGAGAGGTCAAGGGCAGCAATTCCCCCTGCGCTCTGTGATTTTGGATAAATGATCCTGGTTTGCTTTGTATTCTACCATAGTTTAGACTTGGAATAGATTTGTGCATTGTCCCAGTCTTCAGTTATATGTTTGCCTCCAAGAACTTTTGAATGGGGGTTGACAGTTTGGGGTCAGAAACTGTGTACTTTTCAGTGTTTGCAGTATGATGGGTTATATGCTACTCCATCCGTCCcagaatataagagcgttttcgaCACTAGTAGTgtaaaaaacgctcttatattatggatcggagggagtagttattaaACGTTCAGAAGGATAGGCCAAATGCCTGATTTTATTTCACGAATACACTTCCAGAGGATTGGCGCTAAAGCCCAAGTAGTTTGTATTTCACCCTTTTCACCCCTTCTCAAATCTTCACCTTATCATTGTGATCAAGCAGGTTCTAATCTATTCACCAGCCAGGACTGCATCTCAGCAAGGTTCAGGCAAAGTCGGGAGGTGGAAAATCAATTTCGTGTCAACCCAAAAGTATGTTCCTTGTTGTACTTTGTTGGttatcttgttctttctcatgggTCATACATACCAAAAGCCTGTGATACTATCAAAAGGGCTACCTGAAAATAAAATGAAATCAATATAAGCGTCGTTTAAATTTAACCTAGATTTACATTCAAAACTTAGCTTCCAAGCAGATCAAAACTAGAAATATGCTTCTGTTAATAACAAACTAGCACTCACATGAGGCAGTCAATAGTTCAAACTATCAGTGACTGAGGCACTAGGCTACTACTTGCCTGCTTGTGCAGTTAGACTGTAGTTCTAGGCTTCTAGCGAACTTCCGAATGTTCTTATACATCATGCCTGTGCAGTTTTGCTTTGGGTTACTATGATCTTAGCTCAGTGGTAGGTAATGGTATTTATCTAGGCACTCATATATAATTCTATCACTTCTCAACCGCTGAATGTGCCTTGAGTTCTGTGCACATTCTCTCATTGCTATGGCTATAACTGTGCAGTTAGTGGATATGCCAGATCTCAAGGCCCATTCAATGGTTGAGATGGTGAGAGTCCACCTATGGAAGCACAAATTCGCATGTCAGATATTATCAGAATGAGTATATCTATTAAAAAATTGTTCTTTGCAATCATCTCACTTACTCGCATTGTTTTTGGTAAGTTTGAGTAAACAATCAACTTGATGCATGGGTGGTTAGCTAATGGAATAGAAAGAATATCTCCATGATGAAAGATGTTATTATACCTGTAACCATATAAGCAACGAGATGAAATACTTCTGCATTCCTCCTCGAGCCTTGATTGTGATTATACCATATCTCACTGATTATTGTACTACCTCCAATCCATAGTAAGTGTTGCAGGTTTGAACTAACTCCAATTCAAAActtcgacacttattttggattgGAGGGAGTAATGTTTATGAAGAATGGATGAGTCCCAGGCATCCGCTTTAAGCATCGTTGAGCTGGACAAAAAATTAACAAACATCTCCAACATAGTTATATTTATTAAAGCtggatggatgaagtggcgccaagcttctggcattctctgtgacaagagggtgccacaaaagctaaaaggcaagttctataggacggcggttcgacccgcaatgttgtatggcgctgagtgttggctgactaaaaggcgacatgtgcaacaGCTAGGTgtggcagagatgcgcatgttgagatggatgtgtggccacacaaggatggACCTAATctggaatgatgatatacgagatagagttggggtagcgccaacagaggagaagcttgtccaacatcgtctgagatggtttgggcatattcagcgcaAGCCTCTAGAAGCcccagtgcatagcggacggctaaagcatgctgataatatcaagagaggtcggggtagaccgaacttgacatgggaagagtccgtaaagagagatctaaaggattggagcattaccaaagaactagccatggacaggggtgtgtggaagcttgctatccatgtgccagaaccatgagttggtcgcgagatcttatgggtttcacctctagcctaccccaacttgtttaggactgaaggctttgttgttgttttttgtttgttttggaAGTGTTCTGGTATTTTTTTCTTGAGGTGCTGTGTGTTATTAGTTCTTATTTGTTGAACTTAAACAAGAATGACATGTGAGGAGTTCCTTGTATATTTATTATTAGTAGTACCATAAAATTATGTAATGGCTTTTGGTTCTACCAGGGCACTGGATGC
This window encodes:
- the LOC123425515 gene encoding NADH dehydrogenase [ubiquinone] iron-sulfur protein 4, mitochondrial, with product MAAPLRRVFPSLGRALLSPTPARMLSAEASDALVEIKRGEIGMVSGIPEEHLRRKVLIYSPARTASQQGSGKVGRWKINFVSTQKWENPLMGWTSTGDPYANVGEAGLTFDSAESAKAFADKHGWEYVVRKRHTPLLKPKTYAENFKWKGPPKTEEAA